The following proteins come from a genomic window of Candidatus Binatia bacterium:
- a CDS encoding iron ABC transporter permease — protein sequence MNDRTVAIGRALPTNGGLARVALFFTQPVNLIFVGVASVIAFLALYPSFFLLYGSLTDSPLGVPGHFTLQNYVQAYSDPTAYPLILTSFIFGIGASGLSVILALTLAWITIRTNAPFRRLFELVAIVPNILPPLLISISWVLLLNPSNGLINGILVRLFGLERGPFNIYSLPGLIFVEGLILTPLAFLIIAAALKSMDPSLEESAKTLGSGEVGVAARITFPLMRPAILAAGTLNFVRAVESFDTPAIIALPARLEVFTTKIWREALGSFPTNHNLAATYGVGILLIALIFVYLYRRFTSQVESFSTVTGKGFRPHQIDLGRWRYLASGTALLMLTLMVILPILVLLLVSVLPYYHVPTWQTWQNLTLSNFRFVVENPRVFRAFRNSMILAIVGATLCMGLAALTAYITIRTKIAARGLLEGLVFIPWAFPGTALALGLLWAYVDFPIPIYGTLWIIMIAYITRFLPYGLRAVSSTIIQIHKELEEASTVCGAGFFATFRRILVPMMRPGIMAGWIILATTFMREFSATLFLYSPGSEALGPLLYFLYLDGMRGRVAAIGLVISVISVILIAIAQRLSRWDTE from the coding sequence GTGAACGACAGAACCGTTGCAATCGGGCGAGCGCTTCCCACTAACGGGGGCCTCGCCCGAGTCGCATTATTCTTCACCCAGCCCGTTAACCTGATTTTTGTCGGCGTCGCGAGCGTCATCGCTTTTTTGGCGCTCTACCCGAGTTTTTTTCTTTTGTACGGGAGCCTCACCGACTCTCCCCTGGGCGTTCCAGGTCATTTCACGCTGCAAAATTACGTCCAGGCCTACTCCGATCCGACCGCTTACCCGCTGATTCTCACCTCGTTCATCTTCGGCATCGGGGCGTCCGGTCTCTCTGTGATACTAGCGCTTACACTTGCCTGGATCACGATCAGGACCAACGCGCCTTTCAGGAGACTCTTCGAGCTGGTCGCCATCGTCCCGAATATCCTGCCGCCGCTTCTGATCTCGATATCGTGGGTGCTGCTCCTCAACCCGAGTAACGGCCTCATCAATGGGATACTGGTCCGGCTCTTCGGTCTGGAAAGAGGCCCTTTCAATATCTACTCGCTCCCGGGTCTGATCTTCGTCGAGGGTTTGATTCTCACGCCGCTGGCTTTTCTCATCATTGCCGCGGCGCTCAAAAGCATGGACCCGTCGCTCGAAGAATCCGCCAAGACCCTCGGCTCGGGCGAGGTGGGAGTTGCCGCGCGGATTACCTTTCCCCTGATGAGGCCGGCGATCCTGGCCGCCGGAACGTTGAACTTCGTCCGGGCGGTCGAGAGCTTCGATACGCCGGCCATCATCGCGCTGCCGGCGCGGCTCGAGGTTTTTACCACGAAGATCTGGCGCGAGGCGCTGGGCTCTTTTCCCACGAACCATAATCTGGCGGCTACGTACGGCGTCGGCATTCTTCTCATCGCGCTGATCTTTGTTTACCTCTACCGCAGGTTCACTTCCCAGGTGGAGAGCTTCTCTACGGTGACGGGCAAAGGCTTCCGGCCGCACCAGATCGATTTGGGCCGGTGGCGCTATCTCGCCTCGGGCACCGCCCTGCTGATGCTGACTCTGATGGTCATATTGCCGATTCTGGTTCTACTCCTCGTTTCCGTTCTCCCTTACTATCACGTGCCGACTTGGCAAACGTGGCAAAACCTGACGCTCAGCAACTTTCGCTTCGTGGTAGAAAACCCGCGCGTCTTCAGGGCGTTCCGCAACAGCATGATTCTTGCCATCGTCGGCGCCACGCTCTGCATGGGACTTGCAGCTCTGACCGCATACATTACGATCAGAACAAAAATCGCCGCCCGCGGGCTGCTCGAAGGCCTGGTCTTCATTCCGTGGGCGTTTCCAGGGACCGCGCTGGCTCTCGGTCTTCTCTGGGCCTATGTCGATTTTCCCATCCCGATTTACGGGACCCTCTGGATCATCATGATCGCCTACATCACCCGCTTTCTCCCGTACGGACTGAGAGCGGTCAGCAGCACGATCATTCAAATCCACAAGGAACTGGAAGAGGCCTCGACCGTGTGCGGCGCCGGCTTCTTCGCCACATTTCGCCGCATTCTCGTGCCGATGATGCGGCCGGGCATCATGGCCGGCTGGATCATCCTCGCGACGACGTTCATGCGCGAGTTCAGCGCCACGCTGTTTCTCTACAGTCCCGGATCAGAAGCTCTGGGCCCTCTGCTTTATTTTCTCTACCTCGACGGCATGCGCGGCCGGGTCGCCGCGATCGGCCTGGTTATTTCCGTTATCTCCGTTATCCTCATCGCGATCGCGCAGCGGCTATCGCGCTGGGACACGGAATAA
- the lpxA gene encoding acyl-ACP--UDP-N-acetylglucosamine O-acyltransferase, which produces MSIHSTAIVDKRAEIHSECEIGPYVVVEGPVKIQRGTRVMAHATIMGWTEIGEENEIHPGAVLGGAPQDKAYSGAETYLKIGSHNVFRELVQAHRGTAPGSSTVIGGDNYLMATSHVGHNCRLGDHIVLANGALLGGHVEVGNSAFISGNCVVHQFVRVGELSLMRGLSGASRDVPPYSIMDWQHTVRGVNSVGLKRAGFDERKIRALKEAFRVLFRKGRNLSLAVRELETKKDLTSEVLSLLAFIKSSKRGVCFGPTAAE; this is translated from the coding sequence ATGAGCATTCATTCCACGGCGATCGTCGATAAGCGGGCGGAGATACATTCGGAGTGCGAGATCGGTCCGTACGTCGTTGTGGAAGGGCCGGTCAAGATCCAGCGCGGCACGCGCGTGATGGCGCACGCGACGATCATGGGTTGGACCGAAATAGGGGAGGAGAATGAAATCCATCCGGGCGCGGTGTTGGGCGGCGCGCCGCAGGATAAGGCCTACTCCGGCGCGGAGACTTATCTCAAGATCGGCAGTCACAACGTTTTCCGCGAGCTCGTTCAGGCGCATCGCGGTACGGCGCCGGGCTCCTCAACCGTCATCGGCGGCGACAACTATCTGATGGCGACTTCGCACGTCGGCCACAACTGCCGGCTCGGCGATCACATCGTTCTCGCCAACGGCGCGTTGCTCGGCGGACACGTCGAGGTGGGCAACAGCGCCTTTATCTCAGGCAACTGTGTCGTCCATCAGTTCGTGCGGGTGGGCGAGCTTTCCTTGATGCGCGGCTTAAGCGGCGCGAGCCGGGACGTTCCTCCCTACTCGATCATGGACTGGCAGCACACGGTGCGGGGCGTGAACAGCGTGGGACTTAAGCGCGCCGGGTTCGATGAGCGGAAAATTCGCGCGCTGAAAGAAGCCTTCCGCGTCCTTTTCCGCAAAGGACGAAATCTCAGTTTGGCTGTCCGGGAGCTCGAGACAAAAAAAGACCTGACGTCGGAAGTGCTATCACTTCTGGCGTTCATCAAGTCTTCAAAACGCGGAGTTTGCTTCGGTCCTACTGCTGCGGAGTAG
- a CDS encoding DNA gyrase inhibitor YacG: protein MTRVVRCPTCRTEVPWEGNPYRPFCSERCRLIDLGAWAEGRYRIPGKKIETENKGEDDDDDSQ, encoded by the coding sequence ATGACGCGCGTGGTTCGCTGTCCGACGTGTCGAACCGAGGTCCCATGGGAGGGAAATCCATACCGCCCATTTTGTTCCGAGCGCTGCCGGCTGATCGATCTCGGCGCTTGGGCCGAAGGCCGCTATCGAATTCCCGGAAAGAAGATCGAGACCGAGAACAAAGGTGAAGACGATGATGACGACTCTCAATGA
- a CDS encoding TIGR03668 family PPOX class F420-dependent oxidoreductase, producing MTRREKLFVQSARIAHLASADDKGRPHVIPICFAFDGKEIYSPIDEKPKKTSPLLLKRVRNIRANPHVAVVIDRYDDNWNKLAYVLISGRAQLLFRGARHAKAVRLLRKKYSQYEKMRLEERPIIQITIAGWTSWGVV from the coding sequence GTGACCAGGCGGGAAAAATTATTTGTCCAATCGGCGCGGATTGCACATCTTGCTAGCGCCGACGATAAAGGCCGGCCTCACGTTATTCCCATCTGCTTCGCCTTCGACGGCAAGGAGATTTACTCTCCGATCGACGAGAAGCCGAAAAAAACTTCTCCGCTCCTCCTTAAAAGAGTCCGCAATATCCGGGCGAACCCTCACGTCGCCGTCGTGATCGATCGATACGACGACAATTGGAATAAGCTGGCCTACGTGTTGATCTCGGGAAGAGCACAGCTTTTATTCCGCGGGGCGCGCCACGCAAAGGCAGTGCGTCTTCTCAGAAAAAAATATTCGCAGTACGAAAAAATGCGACTCGAGGAACGGCCGATTATTCAAATCACGATCGCTGGCTGGACGAGTTGGGGCGTGGTTTAG
- a CDS encoding ABC transporter substrate-binding protein, translating into MDKLHLTVACGDYDRTKALQVGTVQPEGIALNYLPLQAEEIFWRMSNYREFDASEMSLSNHITMVSRGNSPFVAIPVFPSRFFRHSCIFINSDAGIKGLRDFKGKKIGAPEYSITAAVWIRGFLNDEYGVKTSDIEWFVGGQEEPGRKERVRLNLPPEIKVCPIADDKTLNSMLESGEIDGLISARSPSSFVKGSPKVRRLFPNYKEVEMDYYKRTKIFPIMHVLVIRKEVYDRHPWVARSLYKAFCEAKDRAIQAMHVSNTLACTLPWQFAEMELLKSLFGSDWWPYGVEPNRHLLETLIRYMGEQGLIDRPVKLEELFAPNIAGEFKI; encoded by the coding sequence ATGGATAAATTGCACTTGACCGTCGCCTGCGGCGACTACGACCGAACCAAGGCGCTGCAAGTCGGAACCGTCCAGCCGGAAGGCATCGCTCTCAACTATCTTCCTCTTCAGGCGGAAGAAATTTTCTGGCGCATGAGCAATTACCGCGAGTTCGACGCCTCCGAGATGTCGCTCTCGAATCACATCACGATGGTCAGCCGCGGCAATTCTCCCTTCGTCGCCATCCCCGTTTTTCCCTCGCGCTTCTTCCGACATTCCTGCATTTTCATCAACAGCGATGCCGGAATCAAAGGGCTGCGGGACTTCAAAGGCAAAAAAATCGGCGCGCCGGAATACTCGATCACGGCGGCGGTATGGATCCGCGGTTTTCTGAACGACGAGTACGGCGTGAAGACGAGCGATATCGAGTGGTTCGTCGGCGGGCAGGAGGAACCGGGCAGGAAGGAAAGAGTCCGTCTGAACCTCCCACCCGAAATCAAAGTGTGTCCGATCGCCGACGACAAGACGCTCAATAGCATGCTCGAGAGCGGCGAGATCGACGGGCTCATCTCCGCGCGGAGCCCTTCGTCGTTCGTCAAAGGCTCGCCAAAAGTCCGGCGCTTGTTTCCCAATTACAAAGAAGTCGAGATGGATTACTACAAGCGCACGAAGATCTTTCCGATCATGCACGTGCTGGTCATCAGGAAAGAAGTCTACGACCGCCACCCGTGGGTCGCCCGAAGTCTCTACAAGGCATTCTGTGAAGCCAAAGACCGCGCCATCCAGGCGATGCACGTCTCCAATACCTTGGCGTGCACTCTGCCCTGGCAGTTCGCCGAGATGGAACTGCTTAAATCGCTCTTTGGCTCCGACTGGTGGCCCTATGGCGTCGAGCCCAACCGGCATCTGCTGGAAACTTTGATCCGCTACATGGGCGAGCAGGGCCTGATCGACCGGCCGGTGAAGCTCGAAGAGCTGTTCGCGCCGAATATCGCCGGCGAGTTCAAGATCTAG